Proteins co-encoded in one Aspergillus luchuensis IFO 4308 DNA, chromosome 6, nearly complete sequence genomic window:
- a CDS encoding uncharacterized protein (COG:S;~EggNog:ENOG410PZCP;~TransMembrane:1 (o34-54i)) → MSNTTTTTTTNTNTNNNPHNIPPYTPMTSLSHELGILFGFLAACFIVMGVYVFFWRAAEFREERAQTLRRQMLLTRGIHHGRGGIGEKFITHHHGHGHGHVHDGRCLDGSAAGGGGAAGLHQRNNNNITPENSASAGSGGTMYENEIGVALTTGMDVGVGIVASPSLGPMTPTSTTGREIPVGGLNVGMGSRMNVNQGAAAAGGGGRDEMEYGVEMDVLGFLQRGR, encoded by the exons atgtccaacaccacaaccacaaccactacCAATACCAATACCAATAACAACCCGCACAACATCCCCCCCTACACCCCCAtgacctccctctcccacgaACTCGGCATCCTCTTCGGCTTTCTCGCCGCCTGTTTCATCGTAATGGGCGTGTATGTTTTCTTCTGGAGAG CCGCCGAATTCCGCGAAGAACGCGCACAAACCCTCCGACGACAAATGCTTCTCACACGGGGGATTCATCACGGACGGGGTGGGATTGGGGAGAAGTTCAtcactcatcatcatgggcatggacatggacatgtGCACGATGGGAGGTGTTTAGATGGGagtgctgctggtggtggtggtgctgctggcttACATcagagaaataataataatatcacgCCGGAGAATTCTGCATCTGCTGGGAGTGGGGGGACTATGTATGAGAATGAGATTGGGGTGGCGTTGACCACGGGGATGGATGTGGGTGTGGGTATTGTTGCGTCGCCGAGTTTGGGGCCGATGACTCCGACTTCTACGACCGGGAGGGAGATTCCGGTGGGTGGATTGAatgtggggatggggagtaGGATGAATGTGAATcagggtgctgctgctgctggtggtggtggtagggatgagatggagtaTGGGGTTGAGATGGATGTATTGGGATTTTTGCAAC